From the Hyalangium gracile genome, one window contains:
- a CDS encoding pyridoxal phosphate-dependent aminotransferase: MTVTYDPGPHIEGDGWLTLHRNENLFADRALLEEMARQALAKVTLSAYPHPTSLLLREKLAELYGVDAANVFVGNGSDEVLSELLRYLRTSYEAMWLQDVGYAIHGLLAARLGYRSETLPGSTFSSGRVEPPPGPSLSVVDSPNAITGHALRSEELFSLAQAPGSFLLWDNAYGEIAGEELPRQVRANVVTVRSFSKFYALAGARVGYCVCDRALAAELLQRKDAFNVGAFPQAVALEALARREHFVRFARQLADSRARLVTELQALGFEVRPPRGNFVLARHPEHEATTLQQGLAERRIAVRRFPKEAVRNHLRITVPPAASMDRLLEALQGVLKGTARPAT; the protein is encoded by the coding sequence ATGACCGTGACCTATGACCCTGGCCCGCACATCGAGGGCGACGGCTGGCTCACGCTGCACCGCAACGAGAACCTGTTCGCCGACCGCGCCCTGCTCGAGGAGATGGCGCGGCAGGCGCTGGCGAAGGTGACGCTCTCCGCGTACCCCCACCCGACCTCGCTCCTGCTGCGAGAGAAGCTCGCCGAGCTGTACGGCGTCGACGCGGCGAACGTCTTCGTCGGGAATGGCTCCGACGAGGTTCTCTCCGAGCTGCTGCGCTACCTGCGGACGTCCTACGAGGCCATGTGGCTCCAGGACGTCGGCTACGCCATCCATGGGCTCCTGGCGGCCCGCCTGGGCTATCGGAGCGAGACGCTGCCCGGGAGCACCTTCTCCAGCGGCCGGGTGGAGCCGCCCCCAGGGCCGAGCCTGTCCGTGGTGGATTCACCCAACGCCATCACCGGCCATGCCCTCCGCTCGGAGGAGCTGTTCTCACTGGCCCAGGCTCCTGGCTCGTTCCTGCTCTGGGACAACGCCTACGGTGAGATCGCGGGCGAAGAGCTGCCTCGACAGGTGCGCGCCAACGTCGTCACGGTCCGCAGCTTCTCCAAGTTCTACGCGCTGGCGGGAGCACGGGTCGGCTACTGCGTCTGCGACCGAGCCCTGGCAGCGGAGCTGCTCCAGCGCAAGGACGCCTTCAACGTCGGCGCCTTCCCGCAGGCGGTGGCGCTCGAGGCGCTCGCGCGTCGCGAGCACTTCGTGCGGTTCGCCCGGCAGCTCGCGGACTCCCGGGCCCGGCTGGTCACCGAGCTGCAGGCGCTCGGCTTCGAGGTACGCCCACCTCGCGGCAACTTCGTCCTGGCCCGGCACCCGGAGCACGAAGCCACCACGCTGCAGCAGGGGCTGGCAGAACGACGGATCGCCGTGCGCCGCTTCCCGAAGGAGGCCGTGCGGAACCACCTCCGGATCACCGTGCCGCCCGCCGCGAGCATGGACCGCCTGCTCGAGGCGCTTCAGGGCGTGTTGAAGGGTACCGCTCGCCCCGCGACGTAG
- a CDS encoding non-ribosomal peptide synthetase, with the protein MSDHHDPARDAATLVDLLRERARREPDFPLYTFLADGEEQEELLTCAGLDHRARMIAAGLSQLAPGERVLLLYPPGLDYIAAFFGCLYAGVVAVPVYPPRHDRSLARLQAIALDAQATAGLIRTEHLELLRQFFPLAPELEKLTWIATDTLDERAARAWTPPSLTGAERAFFQYTSGSTSLPKGVMLSHRNLLRNLEAIRIRFRQSRSSRVVTWLPPYHDMGLIGGLLQPLYTGYPAVLMSPADFLQQPLRWLRTISRYDATTSGGPDFAYALCVRKARPELCEGLDLSSWRVAFNGAEPIRPETLESFARTFEPFGFRRESFLLCYGLAEATLLVTGSEVGRPPRVETFDGASLQRGQAVAVETARSDAHALVSSGRNALDGRVVIVDPEQGTPLPDGTIGEIWVSGSSVADGYWNRPDTTAQTFQASLRGSGEGPFLRTGDLGFLRDEELFVTGRAKDLLIIRGLNHYPQDIERTVERSHPAIRPGSGAAFSVEADGEERLVIVYEVSARHVSNGLDEVIEAIRRDVSRQHELIVYAVELLEPGTVPKTSSGKIQRHACRAGFLAGELQPLARFTLSGEPSAESGTETAWVPPSPLAREVLEEVTRVLGHPVRGASEPVMLDSLSSVELQHRLQARWKVTVPLARLLSGPSMEALVSEVETALAAGGSLATTAEATSPATGDFPLSHGQRALWFLHQLAPGSAAYHIAAALRVLEPVDSDAFRRAVLRLIERHPALRTTFHATGGEPLQRIHPDGTLDLELRETAGWSTEALQQAMRDEALKPFDLERGPLLRVRLYRRDGSEHALLVVVHHLVADLWSLGQLARELSVAYPAAVRGTRAELPEASASYVDFVRWQRGLLEGPTGAGLWEYWSQQLAGPAPVLDHLEDHPRPSVQTYRGGRRERLLAPELTARLKQLGAQEGTTVFAALLAGYATLLHRHNGQRELWVGTPTAGRDRVEQAGTIGYFVNPVVLRLELTADLPFRALVAEVGRTIREALEHAALPLSVLVERLAPARDASRSPLFQTMFALQQLPLRGDEGLAALALGVGGARLALGGLAMESIELDLGTSQFDLSLSVAEVDGRFRVTLEYNEDLFEPDTAERLLRRYEALLVGALARPEAPLAAVPIDSAADLARLLEWGRPVEAPRPACVHAWIEEQARRAPGAIAVSCEAGTLTYAELDARANALAWRLHTLGVGPDVPVLLYLERSLEQIIAVLGVLKAGGAYIPLDPEFNAARLNDVLTDARSRVAVTAAADGPLFAHRDVTVVTVGGAKETRSEPPPTAVRPEHLAYVVYTSGSTGKPKGVMIPHRALASLIHSERALLGVTPTDRVLQFNSLSFDTSVEEIFLTLASGATLVLRDAAMLATVEAFLEGCRRWEISVLDLPTAFWHTLTDALEERDLTLPASIRMVIIGGDRARAERVRQWHRRVPPSIWLVNTYGPTETTVSSTSFELLAETSRKLEDVPIGRPLRTMGAYVLDGRMEPVPTGGVGELWLAGEGLARGYLGEPALTAERFVPNPHAATPGGRLYRTGDLARVRADGVLEFLGRADAQVKVRGFRVELGELEAALRARDGVRDALVLLRPGASGSAEGELVAYVVAPPEVTASELRAHMAARLPPYMVPAHFVRLEAFPYNASGKVNRRALPEPDAPVTGRAPRTAAEELLAGIWASVLGLGGVGVDQGFFELGGHSLLAMQVISRIRDAFGVELPVRALFEDGTVAALAARLEQARAGARPATLPPLVPVERGAPLPLSFAQQRLWLLAQLEPGSAAYNEPGVLRLTGPLDLSALSGALADLLRRHELLRTRFIERAGEPVQLIESDSAVALPLEDLRSLSPSSREARAAELIHEEAARPFPMDRAPLLRMRLLRLGDEEHRLVAVLHHIVCDAWSLGILFRDLAALYQARRDGRAASLPALGVQYADFAVWQRRWLQGEVLERQLAYWRRALDGAPAELELPLARGSRTAEPGPSGTVHSALSRPLTTSLEALCRREGATPFMALLATFQALLHRYTGARDLVVGTPVAHRTHAALEELVGFFVNTLVLRTQVAEGSSFRQLLARVREGALSAFSHQDLPFEKLVESLRLARTSSRPPFLQFMFSFQNAPRTELALAGLRATLDEPPPAHAKFDLFLEISRRGDEWLSHWQFDSTLLDAAAVSRMAEHFERLLSGALAQPDAPLARLPLLTEAEQALITTANDTGRGVPRDASISRRFEAQVDQTPDATAIERDGQSLTYRELDRSANRLAHYLRGLGVGPAMPVGLCVHRSFELIIGMLGILKAGGAYLPLDPSDPPERLSLMLADAGARWVLTETALQAALEGAGAERLPLDTLRASLAEQSDERLADGPQAEDLAYVMYTSGSTGQPKGVCVPHRAVLRLVTQPNYIALKADDAFLQLAPPSFDAATLEIWGPLLNGGRLVLFPGQGAAALESLGPVVARHRVTSLWLTAGLFHGVVDRDLEALGGVRQLLAGGDVLSPEHVRRVLERHPTLLVNGYGPTENTTFTCCHPMATPAQVEAPVPIGAPITGTRVYVLDAALEPVPIGVPGELYCAGDGLAHGYLGRPELTAERFLPDPFSREPGTRMYRTGDRARWRADGRLDFLGRVDQQVKIRGFRIEPGEVEAALLAHPSVREASVVAVGDRADTRRLVAHVVLRDASSVTPSELRTFLAKRLPEHLVPGAVALHEALPLTPNGKVDRRALAAGLLPESAATPEALTPRTSTEATLAAIWSALLGISRVGLHENFFALGGHSLMAMRLLSRVREATGVELGLKTIFEAGSIAALAERIDAAKASASAARRPLAPVPRHGPMPLSFSQQRLWFIAQLDPESAAYHIPGALHLTGEVDVRTLERCFNTLIERHEVLRTAFVLQDGTPVQHIAPRLTLHIPVEDLRGLPLPARQARVRELERQEAERPFALDAPPLLRVRLLRLEEREHRLLLTLHHIVADGWSLGVLFREVTALYEAFAAGREPTLPPLPIQYADFAWWQREWLQDPLLEGQLQYWRQHLTGAPPRIRLPFDRPPPEFPSHRGRLVVSRIDASRTAALEAYGKSAGATLFMTTLAAFYALLHRLTGEGDLVVGTPTANRTHPFTEDLIGFFVNTLALRCQVRGDMSFAQLLEQVRTLTLAAHDNQDVPFDRVVNELGLERSLSHNPVFQVLFAFQNAPLSALRLKDLTLSEVEPNFDQVKFDLVVILQEHGGELTVTWSYAADLFDEATIMRMHQQYAGLLGELVSGTAARVSPPAPTPARQAEPQTARRTSDFARLRTIKPKPLTPPRDGEES; encoded by the coding sequence ATGAGTGACCATCACGATCCCGCCCGGGACGCGGCCACGCTCGTCGACCTGCTGCGCGAGCGCGCTCGACGGGAGCCAGACTTCCCGCTGTACACGTTCCTCGCGGACGGAGAGGAGCAGGAGGAGCTGCTGACCTGCGCGGGGCTGGACCACCGCGCTCGGATGATCGCGGCCGGGCTGAGCCAGCTGGCTCCCGGCGAGCGCGTCCTGCTCCTCTATCCTCCCGGGCTCGACTACATCGCCGCGTTCTTCGGCTGCCTCTACGCGGGCGTCGTCGCGGTGCCCGTCTACCCGCCGCGACACGACCGCTCGCTGGCGCGGCTCCAGGCCATCGCCCTCGACGCACAGGCCACCGCCGGCCTCATCCGGACCGAGCACCTGGAGCTGCTCCGGCAGTTCTTCCCGCTCGCCCCCGAGCTGGAGAAGCTGACGTGGATCGCCACCGACACGCTGGACGAGCGCGCCGCGAGGGCGTGGACGCCGCCCTCGCTCACCGGGGCTGAGCGGGCGTTCTTCCAGTACACCTCCGGCTCCACCAGCCTTCCCAAGGGGGTGATGCTCTCGCACCGCAACCTCCTGCGGAACCTGGAAGCGATCCGGATCCGCTTCCGGCAGTCGCGCTCCAGCCGGGTGGTGACCTGGCTGCCGCCCTACCACGACATGGGGCTGATCGGCGGCCTGCTCCAGCCGCTCTACACGGGCTATCCGGCCGTACTGATGTCGCCCGCGGACTTCCTGCAGCAGCCGCTCCGGTGGCTCCGGACAATCTCCCGCTACGACGCCACCACCAGTGGCGGTCCCGACTTCGCCTACGCGCTGTGCGTGCGCAAGGCCCGTCCCGAGCTGTGCGAGGGGCTGGACCTGAGCTCCTGGCGCGTGGCGTTCAACGGAGCCGAACCCATCCGCCCGGAGACGCTCGAGAGCTTCGCGCGGACCTTCGAACCGTTCGGGTTCCGCCGCGAGTCTTTCCTCCTCTGCTACGGGCTGGCCGAGGCGACCCTGCTGGTGACCGGCAGCGAGGTGGGACGACCGCCTCGAGTGGAGACGTTCGATGGAGCCTCGCTCCAGCGGGGCCAGGCCGTTGCGGTCGAGACGGCGCGCTCGGACGCCCATGCGCTGGTGAGCTCCGGCCGTAACGCGCTGGATGGCCGGGTGGTCATCGTGGATCCCGAGCAGGGCACGCCCCTGCCCGACGGGACGATTGGCGAGATCTGGGTCTCCGGCTCGAGCGTCGCGGACGGGTACTGGAACCGGCCGGACACCACCGCGCAGACGTTCCAGGCCTCCTTGCGCGGCTCGGGCGAGGGCCCCTTCCTGCGCACCGGCGACCTGGGCTTCCTGCGGGATGAAGAGCTCTTCGTGACCGGGCGGGCCAAGGACCTGCTCATCATCCGCGGCCTGAACCACTACCCCCAGGACATCGAGCGCACGGTCGAGCGGAGCCATCCCGCCATCAGGCCCGGCTCCGGCGCCGCGTTCTCGGTGGAAGCGGACGGCGAAGAGCGACTCGTCATCGTGTACGAGGTGTCGGCCAGGCACGTGAGCAACGGCCTCGACGAGGTCATCGAGGCGATCCGCCGGGATGTCTCGCGGCAGCACGAGCTGATCGTGTACGCCGTGGAGCTGCTCGAGCCCGGCACCGTGCCCAAGACGTCGAGCGGCAAGATCCAGCGCCATGCCTGCCGCGCCGGGTTCCTCGCGGGAGAGCTGCAGCCCCTGGCGCGCTTCACGCTGTCCGGGGAGCCCTCCGCGGAGTCCGGCACTGAAACGGCGTGGGTGCCTCCCTCTCCGCTGGCTCGAGAGGTCCTGGAGGAAGTGACGCGCGTCCTGGGCCACCCCGTCCGAGGCGCCAGCGAGCCCGTGATGCTCGACTCGCTCTCGAGCGTGGAGCTCCAGCACAGGCTCCAGGCGCGCTGGAAGGTGACCGTGCCGCTCGCGCGCCTGCTGAGCGGGCCCAGCATGGAGGCGCTGGTCTCCGAGGTCGAGACGGCACTCGCGGCCGGGGGGAGCCTCGCGACGACGGCCGAGGCGACGAGCCCCGCCACCGGTGATTTTCCTCTCTCCCACGGCCAGCGGGCGCTGTGGTTCCTGCACCAGCTCGCGCCTGGCAGCGCCGCCTACCACATCGCAGCCGCGCTTCGCGTGCTGGAGCCGGTCGACTCGGATGCATTCCGGCGCGCGGTGCTACGGCTCATCGAGCGTCACCCTGCCCTGCGCACCACCTTCCACGCGACGGGCGGCGAGCCACTCCAGCGGATCCACCCTGACGGCACGCTCGATCTGGAGCTGAGAGAGACAGCCGGGTGGAGCACGGAGGCGCTCCAGCAGGCGATGCGGGATGAGGCCCTGAAGCCCTTCGATCTCGAGCGCGGGCCGCTGCTGCGAGTGCGGCTCTACCGGCGAGACGGGAGCGAGCACGCGCTGCTCGTGGTGGTGCATCACCTGGTGGCGGATCTCTGGTCCCTGGGGCAGCTGGCCCGCGAACTGTCCGTGGCGTACCCGGCGGCGGTGCGAGGCACACGCGCGGAGCTGCCCGAAGCGAGCGCCTCCTATGTGGACTTCGTCCGCTGGCAGCGGGGACTCCTCGAGGGGCCGACCGGCGCCGGCCTGTGGGAGTACTGGAGTCAGCAGCTTGCGGGCCCCGCTCCGGTGCTCGACCACCTGGAGGACCATCCCCGTCCATCCGTGCAGACCTATCGTGGCGGTCGGCGGGAGCGACTCCTCGCCCCGGAGCTCACCGCCCGGCTGAAGCAGCTCGGCGCCCAGGAGGGGACCACCGTCTTCGCCGCGCTGCTGGCGGGCTATGCCACGCTGCTGCACCGGCACAATGGACAGCGGGAGCTCTGGGTCGGGACGCCGACCGCGGGACGGGACCGTGTGGAGCAGGCGGGGACCATCGGCTACTTCGTGAACCCCGTGGTGCTCCGGCTGGAGCTGACGGCGGACCTCCCCTTCCGCGCCCTGGTGGCGGAGGTGGGTCGGACCATCCGCGAAGCCCTGGAGCACGCGGCCCTGCCGCTGAGCGTCCTCGTCGAACGGTTGGCCCCGGCACGGGATGCGAGCCGCTCTCCCCTCTTCCAGACGATGTTCGCGCTCCAGCAGCTCCCGCTTCGAGGAGATGAAGGCCTGGCGGCGCTCGCCCTGGGCGTGGGCGGCGCTCGGCTGGCCCTCGGCGGGCTGGCCATGGAGTCCATCGAGCTGGACCTGGGCACCTCCCAGTTCGATCTCAGCCTCTCCGTCGCCGAGGTCGACGGGCGGTTCCGCGTGACGCTGGAGTACAACGAGGACCTGTTCGAGCCCGACACCGCCGAGAGGCTGCTGCGCCGCTACGAGGCCCTCCTGGTGGGCGCGCTCGCCAGGCCTGAGGCCCCGCTGGCCGCAGTGCCCATCGACTCGGCGGCGGACCTGGCGCGACTGCTGGAGTGGGGACGGCCCGTGGAGGCTCCGCGTCCGGCCTGTGTCCACGCCTGGATCGAGGAACAGGCGCGACGAGCCCCCGGCGCGATCGCGGTCTCGTGCGAGGCGGGCACACTCACGTATGCGGAGCTGGACGCACGCGCCAACGCGCTCGCCTGGCGGCTGCACACGCTCGGCGTCGGGCCGGACGTCCCGGTGCTCCTCTATCTGGAGCGCTCCCTCGAGCAGATCATCGCGGTGCTCGGAGTCCTCAAGGCTGGAGGGGCCTACATCCCCCTCGATCCCGAGTTCAACGCGGCGCGACTGAACGATGTGCTCACCGACGCGAGGAGCCGGGTGGCCGTCACCGCGGCCGCCGACGGTCCGCTCTTCGCTCACCGCGACGTGACGGTGGTGACGGTGGGTGGCGCGAAGGAGACCCGGAGCGAGCCGCCGCCCACCGCGGTCCGCCCGGAGCACCTCGCCTACGTCGTCTACACGTCGGGCTCCACGGGCAAGCCCAAGGGCGTGATGATCCCCCATCGCGCGCTGGCCAGCCTGATCCACTCGGAGCGGGCGCTCCTCGGCGTCACCCCGACAGACCGGGTCCTCCAGTTCAACTCGCTCAGCTTCGACACCAGCGTGGAGGAGATCTTCCTCACGCTCGCCTCGGGCGCGACGCTCGTCCTTCGGGACGCGGCCATGCTCGCGACGGTGGAGGCGTTCCTCGAGGGCTGTCGGCGGTGGGAGATCTCGGTGCTGGATCTGCCCACGGCGTTCTGGCACACGCTCACGGACGCGCTGGAGGAGCGAGACCTCACGCTGCCTGCGTCGATCCGGATGGTGATCATCGGAGGCGATCGGGCACGCGCGGAGCGGGTCCGGCAGTGGCACCGCCGCGTCCCCCCTTCCATTTGGCTCGTCAACACCTATGGGCCCACCGAGACGACGGTATCCTCCACTTCCTTCGAGCTCCTCGCGGAGACCTCCCGGAAGCTGGAGGATGTGCCCATCGGTCGGCCACTCCGAACGATGGGAGCCTACGTGCTCGACGGGCGGATGGAGCCCGTGCCCACGGGTGGAGTGGGTGAGCTCTGGCTGGCGGGAGAGGGGCTGGCGCGCGGGTACCTCGGGGAGCCCGCGCTGACCGCGGAGCGCTTCGTGCCCAACCCGCACGCGGCCACGCCCGGCGGGCGCCTCTACCGCACCGGAGACCTGGCACGCGTCCGCGCCGACGGAGTGCTCGAGTTCCTGGGACGCGCCGACGCGCAGGTGAAGGTCCGAGGCTTCCGCGTCGAGCTCGGGGAGCTCGAGGCCGCCCTGCGAGCCCGCGACGGAGTCCGCGACGCCCTGGTGCTGCTGCGCCCCGGTGCGTCCGGGAGCGCGGAGGGAGAGCTGGTCGCCTACGTGGTGGCCCCGCCCGAGGTGACTGCCTCGGAGCTGCGTGCGCACATGGCCGCGCGGCTGCCTCCTTATATGGTGCCCGCCCACTTCGTGCGGCTCGAGGCGTTCCCCTACAACGCCTCCGGCAAGGTGAACCGGCGGGCGCTCCCGGAGCCCGATGCCCCTGTCACGGGCAGGGCGCCGCGAACGGCGGCGGAAGAGCTGCTGGCGGGCATCTGGGCAAGCGTGCTGGGGCTCGGCGGTGTCGGCGTCGACCAGGGGTTCTTCGAGCTGGGCGGGCACTCGCTGCTGGCCATGCAGGTCATCTCGCGAATCCGCGACGCCTTTGGTGTGGAGCTGCCGGTCCGGGCGTTGTTCGAGGACGGCACGGTGGCAGCGCTTGCCGCTCGTCTCGAGCAGGCCCGCGCGGGAGCACGGCCTGCCACGCTCCCTCCGCTCGTCCCGGTCGAGCGTGGCGCGCCCCTTCCCCTCTCCTTCGCTCAGCAACGCCTCTGGCTGCTGGCCCAGCTGGAGCCCGGGAGCGCCGCCTACAATGAGCCAGGGGTGCTCCGCCTCACGGGCCCGCTCGATCTGTCTGCCCTCTCGGGAGCCCTGGCCGATCTGCTCCGCCGACACGAGCTCCTGCGCACCCGCTTCATCGAGCGTGCCGGCGAGCCCGTCCAGCTCATCGAGTCGGACAGCGCGGTGGCGCTCCCGCTAGAGGATCTGCGCTCGCTCTCGCCCTCGTCTCGGGAGGCGCGCGCGGCGGAGCTCATCCACGAAGAGGCGGCGCGACCGTTCCCGATGGACCGAGCGCCGCTGCTCCGTATGCGGCTGCTCCGCCTCGGCGACGAGGAACATCGGCTGGTGGCGGTCCTGCACCACATCGTCTGCGATGCGTGGTCGCTCGGCATCCTCTTCCGCGATCTGGCCGCGCTGTACCAGGCCCGGAGGGACGGACGCGCGGCATCGCTCCCGGCGCTGGGGGTGCAGTACGCCGACTTCGCGGTGTGGCAGCGCCGGTGGCTCCAGGGCGAGGTGCTGGAGCGACAGCTCGCGTACTGGCGAAGGGCTCTGGACGGTGCCCCGGCGGAGCTGGAGCTTCCCCTCGCGCGGGGCTCCAGGACCGCCGAGCCGGGCCCGTCCGGCACCGTGCACAGCGCGCTCTCTCGGCCGCTGACCACCTCGCTCGAGGCACTCTGCCGCCGCGAGGGCGCAACGCCGTTCATGGCGCTGCTCGCCACGTTCCAGGCGCTGCTCCACCGCTACACCGGGGCAAGGGATCTCGTCGTGGGCACGCCCGTGGCCCACCGGACCCACGCCGCGCTCGAAGAGCTGGTGGGCTTCTTCGTCAACACGCTGGTGCTGCGGACGCAGGTGGCGGAGGGAAGCTCGTTCCGGCAGCTCCTGGCTCGCGTCCGAGAGGGGGCCTTGAGCGCCTTCTCGCACCAGGATCTGCCTTTCGAGAAGCTGGTGGAGTCCCTGCGGCTGGCGCGCACCTCCAGCCGCCCCCCGTTCCTGCAGTTCATGTTCTCGTTCCAGAACGCGCCCAGGACGGAGCTTGCCCTCGCGGGGCTGCGGGCCACCTTGGATGAGCCCCCTCCCGCGCATGCGAAGTTCGACCTGTTCCTGGAGATCTCCCGGCGCGGAGACGAGTGGCTCAGCCACTGGCAGTTCGACTCCACGCTGCTCGACGCGGCGGCGGTCAGCCGCATGGCCGAGCACTTCGAGCGACTGCTCTCGGGCGCGCTGGCGCAGCCTGACGCTCCCCTCGCTCGGCTTCCCCTGCTCACGGAAGCCGAGCAGGCCCTCATCACGACCGCCAATGACACCGGACGTGGCGTTCCGCGCGACGCGTCGATCTCCCGGCGTTTCGAGGCGCAGGTCGATCAAACCCCCGACGCCACCGCGATTGAACGCGACGGGCAGTCCCTGACGTATCGAGAGCTGGACCGGAGCGCCAACCGGCTCGCGCACTACCTGCGGGGCCTCGGCGTCGGGCCCGCAATGCCGGTGGGCCTATGTGTCCACCGCTCGTTCGAGCTGATCATCGGGATGCTCGGCATCCTGAAGGCGGGCGGAGCGTACCTGCCCCTGGATCCCAGCGATCCGCCCGAGCGCCTGTCGCTGATGCTCGCGGACGCGGGCGCACGCTGGGTGCTCACCGAGACCGCCCTTCAGGCGGCGCTGGAAGGTGCCGGCGCGGAACGGCTGCCGCTCGATACGCTCCGGGCCTCCCTCGCGGAGCAGTCGGACGAACGACTTGCGGATGGGCCCCAGGCGGAGGACCTCGCCTATGTCATGTACACGTCTGGCTCCACCGGCCAGCCGAAGGGCGTCTGCGTGCCACACCGGGCGGTACTCCGCCTCGTCACCCAGCCCAACTACATCGCGCTGAAGGCGGACGACGCCTTCCTCCAGCTCGCACCTCCATCCTTCGACGCGGCGACCCTGGAGATCTGGGGGCCGCTCCTCAACGGAGGCCGACTGGTGCTCTTCCCCGGCCAAGGCGCGGCGGCGCTCGAGTCGCTGGGACCCGTGGTGGCGCGACACCGCGTCACCAGCCTGTGGCTGACCGCCGGGCTCTTCCACGGCGTCGTGGATCGGGATCTCGAGGCGCTCGGCGGGGTGAGACAGCTGCTCGCGGGCGGTGACGTGCTGTCGCCCGAGCACGTGCGCCGTGTGCTCGAGCGGCACCCGACGCTCCTGGTCAACGGCTACGGGCCCACCGAGAACACCACGTTCACCTGCTGCCACCCGATGGCTACTCCCGCGCAGGTGGAGGCGCCGGTCCCCATCGGCGCGCCCATCACCGGCACCCGCGTCTACGTGCTCGACGCGGCGCTCGAGCCCGTCCCCATCGGCGTTCCTGGAGAGCTGTACTGCGCGGGGGACGGACTGGCCCACGGGTACCTCGGGCGGCCGGAGCTCACCGCCGAGCGCTTCCTGCCCGATCCGTTCAGCCGTGAGCCCGGCACGCGCATGTACCGAACGGGAGATCGGGCCCGCTGGCGCGCCGACGGACGCCTCGACTTCCTCGGACGCGTCGATCAGCAGGTGAAGATCCGCGGGTTCCGCATCGAGCCGGGAGAGGTGGAGGCGGCGCTGCTGGCCCACCCCTCGGTACGCGAGGCCTCGGTGGTGGCGGTGGGAGATCGCGCCGACACCCGGCGGCTGGTGGCGCACGTCGTCCTCCGGGATGCGTCCTCTGTCACTCCCAGCGAGCTGCGCACCTTCCTCGCGAAGCGACTGCCCGAGCACCTGGTCCCAGGCGCGGTGGCGCTCCACGAGGCGCTGCCCCTGACTCCGAATGGAAAGGTCGACCGTCGCGCGCTGGCCGCGGGACTGCTCCCGGAGAGCGCGGCGACACCCGAGGCGCTCACGCCCCGCACGAGCACCGAGGCGACGCTGGCGGCAATCTGGTCCGCGCTGCTCGGCATCTCCCGCGTCGGCCTGCACGAGAACTTCTTCGCCCTGGGTGGCCACTCGCTGATGGCCATGCGCCTCCTCTCCCGGGTTCGCGAGGCCACGGGCGTCGAGCTGGGGCTGAAGACGATCTTCGAGGCCGGCAGCATCGCCGCGCTGGCGGAGCGAATCGATGCGGCGAAGGCGTCGGCGTCGGCCGCCAGACGTCCCCTCGCCCCGGTGCCCCGCCACGGGCCGATGCCGCTGTCCTTCTCCCAGCAGCGACTCTGGTTCATCGCGCAGCTCGATCCGGAGAGCGCGGCGTACCACATCCCGGGAGCCCTGCACCTGACTGGCGAGGTCGACGTGCGGACGCTCGAGCGGTGCTTCAACACCCTCATCGAGCGCCATGAGGTGCTTCGCACCGCCTTCGTGCTGCAGGACGGAACCCCGGTCCAGCACATCGCGCCGCGGCTCACCCTCCACATCCCCGTCGAGGATCTCCGTGGGCTGCCGCTCCCGGCGAGGCAGGCCCGCGTCCGTGAGCTGGAGCGACAGGAGGCGGAGCGCCCGTTCGCGCTCGATGCTCCTCCGCTGCTGCGGGTCCGGCTCCTCCGGCTGGAGGAGCGGGAGCACCGGCTCCTGCTGACGCTGCACCACATCGTCGCGGACGGCTGGTCACTGGGCGTCCTCTTCCGCGAGGTCACCGCCCTGTACGAGGCCTTCGCCGCCGGCCGCGAGCCCACCCTGCCGCCCCTGCCCATCCAGTACGCCGACTTCGCGTGGTGGCAGCGGGAGTGGCTCCAGGACCCGCTGCTCGAGGGCCAGCTCCAGTACTGGCGCCAGCACCTCACGGGAGCGCCGCCGCGCATCCGGCTGCCCTTCGATCGCCCGCCGCCGGAGTTCCCGAGCCACCGGGGCAGGCTGGTCGTGAGCCGGATCGATGCGTCCCGGACCGCCGCCCTCGAGGCATACGGAAAGAGCGCGGGCGCGACCCTGTTCATGACCACCCTGGCGGCCTTCTACGCGCTGCTTCACCGCCTCACGGGCGAGGGGGACCTCGTCGTCGGGACACCGACCGCCAACCGCACGCACCCCTTCACCGAGGACCTGATCGGCTTCTTCGTGAACACGCTCGCGCTCAGGTGCCAGGTGCGCGGCGACATGAGCTTCGCACAGCTGCTGGAGCAGGTGCGGACCCTCACGCTCGCGGCGCACGACAACCAGGACGTGCCATTCGACCGAGTGGTCAACGAGCTCGGGCTCGAGCGCTCGCTGAGCCACAACCCGGTGTTCCAGGTCCTGTTCGCCTTCCAGAACGCTCCCCTGTCGGCGCTGCGGCTGAAGGATCTGACCCTGAGCGAGGTGGAGCCGAACTTCGATCAGGTGAAGTTCGACCTCGTGGTGATCCTCCAGGAGCACGGCGGGGAGCTGACCGTCACCTGGAGCTACGCCGCCGACCTCTTCGACGAGGCCACCATCATGCGAATGCACCAGCAGTATGCAGGTCTGCTGGGAGAGCTCGTCTCCGGCACGGCGGCCCGCGTGAGCCCTCCGGCGCCCACCCCCGCGCGACAGGCCGAGCCCCAGACGGCGCGGCGGACGTCGGACTTCGCCAGGCTGCGCACCATCAAACCCAAGCCGCTTACCCCGCCCCGCGACGGCGAGGAGAGCTGA